A stretch of Shinella zoogloeoides DNA encodes these proteins:
- a CDS encoding carnitinyl-CoA dehydratase, translating into MTGPIRQRREGGILEVTIDRPKANAIDLATSRIMGEVFREFRDDDTLRVAIITGAGEKFFCPGWDLKAAAAGDAVDGDYGVGGFGGMQELRDLNKPIIAAINGICCGGGFEIALSTDLILAAEHATFALPEIRSGTVADAASIKLPKRIPYHIAMDMLLTGRWLDVQEAHRWGFVNEILPADKLMDRAWELARLLESGPPLVYAAIKEVVRAAEGDTFQGTMNKITKRQFRTVDILYSSEDQLEGARAFAEKRDPVWKGR; encoded by the coding sequence ATGACCGGACCGATACGCCAGCGCCGCGAAGGCGGCATCCTCGAAGTCACGATCGATCGCCCCAAGGCGAACGCCATCGATCTTGCGACCAGCCGCATCATGGGCGAGGTCTTCCGGGAATTCCGCGACGACGACACGCTGCGCGTCGCCATCATCACCGGCGCGGGGGAGAAATTCTTCTGTCCGGGATGGGACCTGAAAGCCGCGGCGGCAGGCGATGCCGTCGATGGCGACTATGGCGTCGGCGGTTTCGGCGGCATGCAGGAGCTGCGCGACCTCAACAAACCGATCATCGCAGCCATCAACGGCATCTGCTGCGGCGGCGGCTTCGAGATCGCGCTGTCGACCGACCTCATCCTCGCCGCCGAGCACGCGACCTTCGCCCTCCCGGAAATCCGTTCCGGCACGGTGGCGGATGCCGCCTCGATCAAGCTGCCGAAGCGCATTCCCTATCACATCGCCATGGACATGCTGCTCACCGGCCGCTGGCTGGATGTTCAGGAGGCGCACCGCTGGGGCTTCGTCAACGAGATCCTGCCGGCCGACAAGCTCATGGACCGCGCCTGGGAGCTGGCGCGCCTGCTCGAAAGCGGCCCGCCGCTCGTCTACGCCGCCATCAAGGAAGTGGTGCGCGCCGCCGAGGGCGACACCTTCCAGGGAACCATGAACAAGATCACCAAGCGGCAGTTCCGCACGGTCGATATTCTTTATTCCAGCGAGGATCAGCTCGAGGGCGCCCGCGCCTTCGCGGAGAAGCGCGATCCCGTCTGGAAGGGGCGATGA
- a CDS encoding ABC transporter substrate-binding protein, with translation MTDYTKYLTSQVTLGKMNRREFMGRAAAFGITLAAAGTMFDTAARAQEPKRGGHLKLGLEGAAATDSKDPAKALSQFMFVVGRNWGDMLVESEPLTGKPVPALAESWEPSADASTWTFNIRKGVKFHDGKELTVDDVIKTLQRHTDEKSESGALGVMKSIKEIKADGDKLVLVLTEGNADLPLLLTDYHLVIQPNGGLDDPNAQIGTGPYKVTSFEAGVRATFERNKDDWRQDRGFVDTIEMIAMNDATARIAALSSGQVHYINRVDPKTVDLLKRAPNVEILSTSGRGHYVFIMHCDTAPFDNNDLRMALKYSMDREAMLEKVLNGYGKVGNDFPINETYALFPEGIEQRTYDPDKAAFHYKKSGHSGSVLLRTSDVAFPGAVDAAVLYQQSAKKAGIDIEVKREPGDGYWSNVWNVQPFCTSYWGGRPTQDQMYSTAYLSTADWNDTRFKREDFDKLLLQARSELDEAKRKDMYRTMAMMVRDEGGLILPMFNDFVNAAGKNVKGYVHDIGNDMSNGYVATRVWLDA, from the coding sequence ATGACTGATTACACCAAGTACCTCACCAGCCAGGTCACGCTCGGCAAGATGAACCGTCGTGAGTTCATGGGCCGCGCCGCCGCCTTCGGCATCACGCTCGCCGCCGCCGGCACGATGTTCGACACCGCCGCCAGGGCACAGGAGCCCAAGCGTGGCGGCCATCTGAAGCTCGGCCTCGAAGGCGCAGCCGCGACCGACTCGAAGGACCCGGCAAAGGCGCTCTCGCAGTTCATGTTCGTCGTCGGCCGCAACTGGGGCGACATGCTGGTGGAATCCGAGCCGCTGACCGGCAAGCCCGTCCCGGCGCTCGCCGAATCCTGGGAACCCTCCGCCGATGCCTCGACCTGGACCTTCAACATCCGCAAGGGCGTGAAATTCCACGACGGCAAGGAACTGACCGTCGACGACGTCATCAAGACCCTGCAGCGCCACACCGACGAGAAGTCGGAATCGGGCGCGCTCGGCGTCATGAAATCGATCAAGGAAATCAAGGCCGATGGCGACAAGCTGGTGCTCGTCCTGACCGAAGGCAACGCCGATCTGCCGCTGCTGCTCACCGACTACCACCTCGTCATCCAGCCGAACGGCGGCCTCGACGATCCGAACGCGCAGATCGGCACCGGTCCCTACAAGGTCACCAGCTTCGAGGCCGGCGTACGCGCCACCTTCGAGCGCAACAAGGACGACTGGCGACAGGACCGCGGCTTCGTCGACACGATCGAGATGATCGCTATGAACGACGCGACCGCCCGCATCGCCGCCCTCTCCTCCGGCCAGGTGCACTACATCAACCGCGTCGACCCGAAGACCGTCGATCTTCTGAAGCGCGCGCCGAACGTGGAAATCCTCTCCACCTCCGGCCGTGGCCATTACGTGTTCATCATGCATTGCGACACCGCGCCGTTCGACAACAACGACCTGCGCATGGCGCTGAAATACTCCATGGACCGCGAGGCGATGCTGGAGAAGGTGCTGAACGGCTACGGCAAGGTCGGCAACGACTTCCCGATCAACGAGACCTATGCCCTCTTCCCGGAAGGCATCGAGCAGCGCACCTACGATCCCGACAAGGCCGCCTTCCACTACAAGAAGTCGGGCCATAGCGGCTCGGTGCTGCTGCGCACGTCCGACGTGGCCTTCCCGGGTGCCGTCGATGCCGCCGTCCTCTACCAGCAAAGCGCCAAGAAGGCCGGCATCGATATCGAGGTGAAGCGCGAGCCGGGCGACGGCTACTGGTCGAACGTCTGGAACGTCCAGCCCTTCTGCACCTCCTACTGGGGCGGCCGACCGACGCAGGACCAGATGTATTCCACCGCCTATCTCTCGACGGCCGACTGGAACGACACGCGCTTCAAGCGCGAGGACTTCGACAAGCTGCTGCTCCAGGCCCGCTCCGAACTGGACGAGGCCAAGCGCAAGGACATGTACCGCACCATGGCCATGATGGTGCGTGACGAGGGCGGCCTGATCCTGCCGATGTTCAACGACTTCGTGAACGCCGCCGGCAAGAACGTGAAGGGCTACGTCCACGACATCGGCAACGACATGTCGAACGGCTATGTCGCAACCCGCGTCTGGCTCGACGCCTGA
- a CDS encoding ABC transporter permease, with amino-acid sequence MTGNGPAHGPELTATTAAGEAPQSAGAAGSVASTGTPAIEGTPSFWAKLSKSSPLAALILQRLALSVALLFAVSLMIFGGVEALPGDFATTYLGQSATPQAVENIRKDLGLDQPATTRYVKWLGGALQGDFGASWASKQSVSEQIGKRLGNSLFLAFFAAIISVPLAVGLGMLAVQYRNRLPDKIINVVSLAAISLPEFFVGYLLILFFAVKMGIATFPATVYDTMTIGERLSAIALPTATLVLVVLAHMMRMTRAAILNVMSSAYVETAELKGLSSLRIIARHAAPNAVAPVINVIALNLAYLVVGVVVVEVVFVYPGMGQYMVDAVTVRDMPVVQACGLIFAAFYIFLNMFADILAIVANPRLRHPR; translated from the coding sequence ATGACCGGCAACGGACCGGCGCACGGTCCGGAGCTGACAGCGACGACGGCTGCGGGCGAAGCCCCGCAGTCGGCCGGAGCTGCCGGGTCGGTTGCGTCCACGGGAACCCCAGCCATCGAGGGCACGCCCTCCTTCTGGGCGAAACTCAGCAAGAGCAGCCCGCTCGCTGCACTCATCCTGCAACGCCTCGCGCTCAGCGTGGCCTTGCTCTTCGCCGTGTCGCTGATGATCTTCGGCGGCGTGGAAGCCCTGCCCGGCGACTTCGCGACCACCTATCTCGGACAGTCCGCGACACCGCAGGCCGTGGAGAACATCCGCAAGGACCTCGGCCTCGACCAGCCGGCCACCACCCGCTACGTCAAATGGCTCGGCGGCGCTCTTCAGGGTGATTTCGGCGCCTCCTGGGCCTCCAAGCAATCGGTCAGCGAGCAGATCGGCAAGCGCCTCGGCAATTCGCTGTTCCTCGCCTTCTTCGCGGCGATCATATCGGTGCCATTGGCCGTCGGCCTCGGCATGCTGGCGGTGCAATACCGGAACCGCCTGCCAGACAAGATCATCAACGTCGTATCGCTGGCGGCGATCTCCCTGCCGGAGTTCTTCGTCGGCTACCTGCTGATCCTGTTCTTCGCGGTGAAGATGGGCATCGCCACCTTCCCGGCTACGGTCTACGACACGATGACGATCGGCGAGCGGCTGTCGGCCATCGCTTTGCCCACCGCCACGCTCGTCCTCGTCGTGCTCGCCCACATGATGCGCATGACGCGGGCGGCGATCCTCAACGTCATGTCGTCGGCCTATGTCGAGACGGCGGAGCTTAAGGGGCTTTCGAGCCTGCGCATCATCGCCAGGCATGCCGCGCCCAATGCGGTGGCCCCGGTCATCAACGTCATCGCGCTGAACCTCGCCTATCTCGTGGTCGGCGTCGTCGTCGTGGAGGTGGTCTTCGTCTATCCCGGCATGGGCCAGTACATGGTCGACGCCGTGACGGTGCGCGACATGCCCGTCGTGCAGGCCTGCGGCCTGATCTTCGCCGCCTTCTACATCTTCCTCAACATGTTCGCCGATATCCTCGCGATTGTCGCGAACCCCAGATTGAGGCATCCGCGATGA
- a CDS encoding ABC transporter permease, with protein sequence MRLSSIPVSAWVGIAGIALALFCALFAPFIAPHGESEIVGSVWQPMGGDFLLGTDNLGRDLFSRLIFGARTTVFVALAATVLSFSLGMLLSFTAAVTGGFIDQIFSRFNDLMMAIPTLIFALVVLAVLPQQLWILILVMAVLDSTRVYRIGRAVALDVAVMEFVEAARLRGEGTGWIIFREILPNTLSPLLAEFGLRFAFSILFLSTLSFLGLGIQPPAADWGGMVKDNKDGIIFGISAALIPGGAIAGLAICVNLVVDWLMKRTSSLKGGRGDA encoded by the coding sequence ATGAGACTTTCCTCCATTCCCGTCAGCGCATGGGTCGGCATCGCGGGCATCGCGCTTGCCCTCTTCTGCGCCCTCTTCGCCCCCTTCATCGCGCCGCACGGCGAAAGCGAGATCGTCGGCTCCGTCTGGCAGCCGATGGGCGGCGACTTCCTGCTCGGCACGGACAATCTCGGCCGCGACCTCTTCTCGCGGCTGATCTTCGGCGCCCGCACCACGGTCTTCGTGGCGCTGGCGGCAACCGTGCTCTCCTTCTCGCTCGGCATGCTGCTGTCCTTCACGGCAGCGGTGACGGGCGGGTTCATCGACCAGATCTTCTCGCGCTTCAACGACCTGATGATGGCGATCCCGACGCTGATCTTCGCCCTCGTCGTGCTGGCCGTGCTGCCGCAGCAGCTCTGGATCCTCATCCTCGTCATGGCGGTGCTCGACAGCACGCGCGTCTACCGCATCGGCCGGGCCGTGGCGCTCGACGTCGCGGTCATGGAATTCGTGGAGGCGGCACGGCTGCGCGGCGAAGGCACGGGCTGGATCATCTTCCGCGAGATTCTTCCCAACACGCTCTCGCCGCTGCTGGCCGAATTCGGCCTGCGCTTCGCCTTCTCGATCCTGTTCCTCTCCACCCTCTCCTTCCTCGGCCTCGGCATCCAGCCGCCGGCCGCCGACTGGGGCGGCATGGTCAAGGACAACAAGGACGGCATCATCTTCGGCATTTCGGCCGCGCTTATTCCAGGCGGGGCGATCGCCGGGCTGGCCATCTGCGTCAACCTCGTCGTCGACTGGCTGATGAAACGCACCTCGAGCCTGAAGGGGGGACGCGGCGATGCCTGA
- a CDS encoding ABC transporter ATP-binding protein, which translates to MPDLLSVRNLKIEATSYPPGEPPRNVTLVEGVNFDVQKGKVLGLIGESGAGKSTIGLTALAYGRGGVRITGGEVKLNGEDLLKLSPAGIRKVRGCKVCYVAQSAAAAFNPAHRLGEQVIEASLKHGVMSRADAEKRALYLFKVLGLPNPETFGQRYPHQVSGGQLQRAMTAMALCPNPELIIFDEPTTALDVTTQIDVLAAIKHAIEETHTAALYITHDLAVVAQITDDILVLRHGKMVEYGSVQQIIEEPREDYTRALVNVRGTGRDEAPDQTDTLLKVENVTAGYSNGFKVLQNVSLHLPKGQTLAVVGESGSGKSTLARVITGLLPPQEGTISFDGKPLPRALKGRSNDELRRVQMIYQMADTAMNPRQTVRDIIGRPLTFYYGMRGREKTERVKELLDQIEMGGRFADRYPAELSGGQKQRVAIARALAAKPELILCDEPTSALDPLVAEGILKLLLKLQEETHVSYMFITHDIAIVRAIADSVAVMHRGRLVRFGPKSKVLTPPFDDYTDLLLKSVPEMEIGWLERVLKTRRMESAGN; encoded by the coding sequence ATGCCTGATCTTCTTTCCGTCCGCAATCTCAAGATCGAGGCGACGAGCTACCCGCCCGGCGAGCCGCCGAGGAACGTTACTCTTGTCGAGGGCGTGAACTTCGATGTGCAGAAGGGCAAGGTGCTCGGTCTTATCGGCGAATCCGGGGCCGGCAAGTCCACCATCGGCCTTACCGCCCTCGCCTACGGGCGCGGCGGAGTGCGCATCACCGGCGGCGAGGTAAAGCTGAACGGCGAGGATCTCCTGAAGCTCTCGCCGGCCGGCATCCGCAAGGTGCGCGGCTGCAAGGTCTGCTACGTCGCGCAGTCGGCGGCGGCAGCCTTCAATCCCGCCCATCGGCTCGGCGAGCAGGTGATCGAGGCATCGCTGAAGCACGGTGTCATGAGCCGCGCGGACGCGGAAAAGCGCGCGCTCTACCTCTTCAAGGTGCTCGGCCTGCCCAACCCGGAAACCTTCGGCCAGCGCTATCCGCACCAGGTCTCCGGCGGCCAGCTGCAGCGCGCCATGACCGCCATGGCGCTCTGCCCCAACCCGGAGCTGATCATCTTCGACGAGCCGACCACCGCGCTCGACGTGACGACGCAGATCGACGTGCTCGCCGCCATCAAGCACGCCATCGAGGAAACCCACACGGCCGCGCTCTACATCACCCACGACCTTGCCGTCGTGGCACAGATCACGGACGACATCCTCGTGCTCCGGCATGGCAAGATGGTGGAATACGGCTCGGTGCAGCAGATCATCGAAGAGCCGAGAGAGGACTACACCCGCGCCCTCGTCAACGTGCGCGGCACCGGCCGGGACGAAGCACCCGACCAGACGGACACGCTCCTGAAAGTGGAGAATGTCACCGCCGGCTATTCCAACGGCTTCAAGGTGCTGCAGAACGTGTCGCTGCACCTGCCGAAGGGCCAGACGCTGGCGGTGGTGGGCGAATCCGGCTCGGGCAAGTCCACCCTCGCCCGCGTCATCACCGGCCTGCTCCCCCCACAGGAGGGCACGATCAGCTTCGACGGCAAGCCCTTGCCGCGGGCGCTGAAGGGCCGGTCGAACGACGAGCTTCGCCGCGTCCAGATGATCTACCAGATGGCCGACACCGCGATGAACCCGCGCCAGACGGTGCGCGACATCATCGGCCGCCCCCTCACCTTCTACTATGGCATGCGCGGCCGGGAGAAGACGGAGCGGGTGAAGGAACTGCTCGACCAGATCGAGATGGGCGGCCGCTTCGCCGACCGCTACCCGGCCGAGCTTTCCGGCGGCCAGAAGCAGCGCGTCGCCATCGCAAGGGCGCTCGCGGCCAAGCCCGAACTCATCCTGTGCGACGAGCCGACCTCCGCGCTCGACCCGCTGGTGGCCGAGGGCATCCTGAAGCTTCTCCTGAAGCTGCAGGAGGAAACGCATGTCTCCTACATGTTCATCACCCACGACATCGCCATCGTGCGCGCGATTGCCGACAGCGTGGCCGTGATGCACCGGGGGCGCCTCGTGCGCTTCGGCCCAAAATCGAAGGTGCTCACGCCGCCCTTCGACGACTATACGGACCTGCTGCTGAAATCCGTGCCCGAAATGGAGATCGGCTGGCTGGAGCGGGTGCTCAAGACGCGGCGCATGGAGAGCGCCGGGAACTGA
- a CDS encoding PAAR domain-containing protein has product MKFQQLSAAVLMLGIAAAMPSPSLADDAPAPIPSCAMSGSKSVFIGGAPALRLSDVVNCPPELYEIVPSVMIEGQPMVKFRSGVGEKGNCTARGEETVSVEGESASRLGDVTCTQN; this is encoded by the coding sequence ATGAAATTCCAGCAGCTTTCGGCCGCCGTCCTGATGCTCGGCATTGCGGCGGCCATGCCGTCGCCCTCCCTTGCCGACGACGCTCCCGCGCCCATTCCCTCCTGCGCCATGTCCGGCTCCAAGAGCGTCTTCATCGGCGGCGCGCCGGCGCTGCGGCTTTCCGACGTGGTGAACTGCCCGCCGGAACTCTACGAGATCGTGCCGAGCGTGATGATCGAGGGCCAGCCCATGGTGAAATTCCGCAGCGGCGTCGGCGAGAAGGGCAATTGCACGGCGCGGGGCGAGGAGACGGTGAGTGTCGAGGGGGAATCGGCAAGCCGGCTCGGGGATGTGACCTGCACGCAGAATTGA
- a CDS encoding ACT domain-containing protein yields MSGVTDLDELLATMEPALAVGRFVYASVPAPEIATYLARGPIGLFREEEGVTLILPAEAAEGLSASAPMRMITLTVHSSLEAVGLTAAFATALTKAGISANVVAAFHHDHIFVPERDAERALETLRALSRAACDKGEAR; encoded by the coding sequence ATGAGCGGCGTCACCGATCTCGACGAACTGCTGGCGACCATGGAGCCGGCGCTGGCGGTGGGCCGTTTCGTCTACGCGAGCGTGCCGGCCCCGGAGATCGCGACTTATCTTGCGCGCGGCCCCATCGGCCTCTTTCGGGAGGAGGAGGGGGTGACGCTGATCCTGCCCGCCGAGGCCGCGGAAGGGCTTTCCGCCAGCGCGCCGATGCGCATGATCACGCTCACCGTGCATTCCTCGCTGGAGGCCGTGGGGCTGACGGCGGCCTTCGCCACGGCTTTGACGAAGGCGGGCATCAGCGCCAATGTGGTTGCCGCCTTCCATCACGACCATATATTCGTGCCGGAGCGGGATGCCGAACGGGCGCTCGAAACGCTGCGGGCGCTATCCCGCGCGGCATGTGACAAGGGAGAAGCACGATGA
- a CDS encoding alpha/beta hydrolase — translation MTERPMPTEPGILAFHKRCEDFYPADAVDADIVQQRAWYDALCAAFDAPPPAGMAKRDGLVAGRIPVRRYCPARVTSETRLFYIHGGGFVVGSLDSHDAICAEIAEAAGAELVSVDYRLSPEHAWPAAFDDCWAVLMELLLERHPVVMIGDSAGGNLAAGLVLKARDEGLKGVAGQALVYPGLGGDLVSGSYVEMAEAPGLSTADVAYYREVYKAPEDAVHAFPLRAENLAGLPPAFITGAFFDPLRDDARAYAARLILAGVPVEYREERQMIHAWLRARFMSEGAKAGFAALCDAVRRMANP, via the coding sequence ATGACCGAACGCCCCATGCCGACCGAGCCGGGCATTCTTGCCTTCCACAAGCGCTGCGAGGATTTCTACCCCGCCGACGCCGTCGATGCCGACATCGTGCAGCAGCGCGCCTGGTATGACGCGCTCTGCGCCGCCTTCGACGCGCCGCCGCCGGCCGGCATGGCCAAGCGGGACGGACTGGTGGCGGGACGCATTCCGGTGCGCCGCTATTGTCCGGCGCGGGTGACGAGCGAAACGCGGCTCTTCTATATCCATGGCGGCGGCTTCGTCGTCGGCTCGCTGGACAGCCACGATGCGATCTGCGCCGAGATCGCCGAGGCGGCCGGGGCGGAACTCGTCTCGGTCGATTACCGGCTTTCGCCGGAACATGCCTGGCCCGCCGCCTTCGACGATTGTTGGGCGGTTCTGATGGAGCTTCTGCTGGAACGCCATCCGGTCGTGATGATCGGCGACAGCGCCGGCGGCAACCTTGCGGCCGGTCTCGTGCTGAAGGCGCGGGACGAGGGGCTGAAGGGCGTTGCGGGGCAGGCGCTGGTCTATCCCGGCCTCGGCGGCGATCTCGTGTCCGGTTCCTATGTCGAGATGGCCGAGGCGCCCGGGCTTTCGACCGCCGACGTCGCCTATTATCGCGAGGTCTACAAGGCGCCGGAAGATGCGGTCCATGCCTTTCCGCTGCGTGCGGAAAATCTCGCCGGCCTGCCGCCGGCCTTCATCACCGGCGCCTTTTTCGATCCGTTGCGCGATGACGCCCGCGCCTATGCGGCGCGGCTGATCCTTGCCGGCGTGCCGGTGGAGTATCGGGAGGAGAGGCAGATGATCCACGCCTGGCTGCGTGCCCGCTTCATGAGCGAGGGCGCGAAGGCCGGTTTTGCGGCGCTCTGCGACGCCGTGCGCCGGATGGCCAATCCATGA